The following proteins are co-located in the Dietzia timorensis genome:
- a CDS encoding carboxyl transferase domain-containing protein, producing the protein MASRTPGENRTAHIELLEELRAAREEVAAGGGEKARTRHIERGKLPARDRIDGLLDPGSPFLEIAPLAAYGMYEGKAPAAGVIAGIGRVSGRECLIIANDATVSGGTYYPETVKKHLRAQEIAAMNHLPCIYLVDSGGAMLLQQDQVFPDRDHFGRIFFNQARMSAQGIPQISAVMGSCTAGGAYVPAMSDEAVIVRNQGTIFLAGPPLVKAATGEEVTAEELGGGDLHAKTSGVVDHLAADDQDALAKVRDIVATCPPPGDAEWDVVDAVAPARPQTDLYDLVPTDSRTPYDVREVISTIVDGGAYSEFKPEYGASLVTAFARIDGHQVGIIGNNGVLFSESALKGAHFIELCDRRKIPLVFLQNITGFMVGRQYEAGGIAKNGAKMVTAVACARVPKFTIIIGGSFGAGNYSMCGRAYSPRFLWMWPNARISVMGGPQAADTLATVRKNQVERSGGEFTDAEYEDYASPIREQFESQSSAYYSTARMWDDGIIDPADTRKVLSLGLAAAANAPLEPISNGIFRM; encoded by the coding sequence ATGGCTTCACGCACGCCCGGTGAGAACCGCACGGCGCACATCGAACTCCTCGAAGAACTGCGCGCCGCGCGCGAGGAGGTCGCCGCCGGCGGCGGGGAGAAGGCGCGTACGCGCCACATCGAGCGGGGCAAGCTGCCGGCTCGCGACCGCATCGACGGTCTGCTCGACCCGGGTAGCCCGTTCCTCGAAATCGCGCCGCTCGCCGCCTACGGGATGTACGAGGGAAAGGCACCTGCTGCGGGGGTGATAGCAGGTATCGGCCGCGTCTCCGGGCGCGAATGCCTCATCATCGCCAATGATGCGACGGTGTCCGGTGGCACCTACTATCCGGAGACCGTGAAAAAGCATCTCCGCGCGCAGGAGATCGCCGCGATGAACCACCTGCCGTGCATCTATCTCGTCGACTCCGGCGGCGCCATGTTGTTACAGCAGGATCAGGTGTTTCCCGATCGGGATCACTTCGGCCGCATATTTTTCAACCAGGCGCGGATGAGTGCCCAGGGAATTCCACAGATCTCCGCCGTCATGGGCTCGTGTACCGCGGGCGGCGCGTACGTACCCGCCATGAGCGACGAGGCGGTGATCGTGCGGAACCAGGGCACGATCTTCCTCGCCGGTCCGCCGCTGGTGAAGGCGGCCACCGGGGAGGAGGTCACCGCGGAGGAGCTCGGCGGCGGCGACCTGCACGCGAAGACTTCCGGCGTAGTCGACCACCTCGCGGCGGACGACCAGGACGCCCTCGCCAAAGTTCGCGACATCGTCGCCACGTGCCCGCCGCCGGGTGACGCCGAGTGGGATGTCGTCGACGCGGTGGCGCCGGCGAGGCCGCAGACCGATCTCTACGACCTTGTGCCCACCGATTCGCGGACGCCGTACGACGTCCGCGAGGTCATCTCTACAATTGTTGACGGCGGGGCGTACTCCGAATTCAAGCCGGAATACGGCGCCTCGCTCGTGACTGCATTCGCGCGCATCGACGGCCACCAGGTCGGGATCATCGGTAATAACGGCGTGCTGTTCTCAGAGTCGGCGCTCAAGGGCGCGCACTTCATCGAGCTGTGCGATCGGCGAAAGATCCCGCTGGTGTTCCTGCAGAACATCACGGGATTCATGGTCGGGCGCCAATACGAGGCCGGCGGAATCGCGAAGAACGGGGCGAAGATGGTTACCGCCGTCGCCTGCGCGCGCGTGCCGAAGTTCACGATCATCATCGGAGGCAGCTTCGGCGCCGGCAATTATTCGATGTGTGGGCGGGCGTATTCGCCGCGCTTTCTGTGGATGTGGCCGAACGCGAGAATCTCGGTGATGGGCGGACCGCAGGCCGCCGACACACTCGCCACGGTGCGGAAAAACCAGGTCGAGCGCTCGGGAGGCGAGTTCACCGACGCCGAATACGAGGACTATGCGAGCCCGATCCGCGAGCAGTTCGAGAGCCAATCGAGTGCCTACTATTCGACGGCGCGCATGTGGGACGACGGGATCATCGACCCCGCCGACACCCGAAAGGTTCTGTCCCTCGGCCTTGCGGCCGCCGCCAACGCGCCGCTGGAGCCCATCTCCAACGGCATCTTCCGGATGTGA
- a CDS encoding indolepyruvate ferredoxin oxidoreductase family protein, which translates to MTSVLGPHRHSDAEHLGDFSLEDRYTRESGTIFLSGISALVRMVRDRAIIDRRLGLHTGSMISGYEGSPLAGYDLEISRRAHRFLDPFDVHHRPAVNEELGATTVMGSQLAGTAGTLASTPNSAARPLDGVVGYWYGKAPGLDRATDALRHANLIGTGSRGGAVALVGDDPGAKSSTVPCASEMALADMYMPILYPADSQDILDLGVHAALMSRASGLWTSLKISAHVADGSSTAVVSPDRITPVLEPLGESPHVPSGKLLGRNLMELEQNQLTTRIPRALEYARINGINKLITHTPDDRIGIVAAGKTYMDVRSALLRMGLDEEELHRRGVRLLKLGMVYPMEREMLFRFVDGLSEVIVVEEKRDFIETMIREILYDRPHNPNVRGKSNEDGSTLFSRFGELDIDSVTRGLAHRLGAVHHIEAAQRWLDTETRRPTRIELPLIQRTPYFCSGCPHNASTKTADGTLVGAGIGCHAMVLLQPEEQVGNVVGVTQMGGEGAQWIGMAPFVGERHFVQNLGDGTLDHSGSLAIRAAVAAGDNITYKLLFNGTVAMTGGQDAVGGKSLVETLRMLQAEKVAKIIVTTDDEKRTRHLGLPAGVEVRDRADMIEVQRELAAVPGVTVLVHDQHCAAEKRRGRKRGAFPTPTQRVVINERICEGCGDCGKKSNCLSVHPVDTEFGRKTQIDQSSCNLDFSCLSGDCPSFVTVTPGETKKVPTARAATLDAAVLPAPNPEKYDGGGAGFSMRITGIGGTGVVTVSAVLATAAVIDGKHSRTLDMTGLAQKGGAVVSDVKIAGTPLPQAAKVATASCDLYLCADGLVGADQTNLKVASPERTVSVLSTAKIPTGKMVIDTRTSYPAASEVSGRIGASSRRVVALDPMELSTQLFGDTSAANMVLVGAAYQSGALPISAESIERAIELNGVAVDRNIQSFRRGRQAVADPAAVTAEVERLHPAPTPRVLSGEERAILASVESSGNRLADILTVRVPELLAYQDARYAQRYADRVESVRRTEDAVSPGSTVLAEAVATYLFKLMAYKDEYEVARLAIDPEFAAQITEDFGEGAKMAVRLHPPLLRAMGMRNKIALGDWARPALVGLAKAKRLRGTKIDVFGRTEARKLEREILAEYEVFVDRLVHHMRAARPDAMWLARAAAAAELPDMVRGYEEIKEHNAAEYRTEMAERTAELFAG; encoded by the coding sequence ATGACCTCAGTACTCGGCCCCCATCGGCACAGCGACGCGGAGCACCTCGGCGACTTCTCGCTCGAGGACCGCTACACCCGCGAATCCGGGACGATCTTCTTGTCCGGCATTTCCGCGCTGGTCCGCATGGTTCGCGATCGGGCGATCATCGATCGCCGCCTCGGGCTCCACACCGGTTCGATGATCTCCGGGTACGAGGGCTCACCACTGGCCGGATACGATCTCGAGATCTCCCGCCGCGCCCACAGGTTCCTCGACCCCTTCGATGTGCACCATCGCCCCGCCGTCAATGAGGAATTGGGCGCAACCACCGTGATGGGCTCGCAGCTCGCCGGCACCGCCGGCACGCTCGCCTCGACCCCGAATTCCGCCGCACGCCCGCTCGACGGAGTCGTCGGTTATTGGTACGGAAAGGCGCCGGGGCTCGACCGCGCGACCGACGCCCTGCGGCACGCGAACCTCATCGGCACCGGGTCCCGCGGCGGAGCGGTGGCCCTCGTCGGCGACGACCCGGGCGCCAAATCCTCGACTGTCCCCTGCGCCTCGGAGATGGCGCTCGCCGACATGTACATGCCGATCCTCTACCCCGCCGATTCCCAGGACATACTCGACCTCGGCGTGCACGCCGCACTCATGTCGCGAGCCTCCGGACTGTGGACCTCGCTGAAGATCTCCGCGCACGTAGCCGACGGATCGTCGACTGCCGTCGTATCCCCCGACCGCATCACTCCAGTCCTCGAGCCTCTCGGCGAAAGCCCGCACGTTCCGAGCGGGAAGTTGCTCGGACGCAATCTCATGGAGCTCGAGCAGAATCAGCTCACCACCCGCATCCCGCGGGCCCTCGAGTATGCGCGGATCAACGGCATCAATAAGCTCATCACCCACACACCCGACGACCGTATCGGGATCGTCGCCGCCGGCAAGACGTATATGGACGTGCGCTCGGCGCTGTTGCGCATGGGGCTCGACGAGGAGGAACTCCATCGCCGCGGCGTCCGCCTGCTCAAGCTCGGCATGGTCTACCCGATGGAGCGCGAGATGCTCTTCCGCTTCGTCGACGGGCTCAGCGAGGTCATCGTCGTCGAAGAAAAGCGCGACTTCATCGAAACCATGATCCGCGAGATCCTCTACGACCGCCCCCACAACCCGAACGTGCGCGGCAAGTCCAACGAGGATGGCTCCACATTGTTCTCCCGTTTCGGCGAGCTCGACATCGATTCGGTGACCCGCGGTCTCGCCCACCGTCTCGGCGCAGTTCACCACATCGAGGCCGCGCAGCGCTGGCTCGACACCGAAACTCGTCGTCCCACGCGCATCGAGCTCCCCCTCATCCAGCGCACCCCCTACTTCTGTAGTGGCTGCCCGCACAATGCGTCGACAAAGACGGCCGATGGCACCCTGGTCGGAGCCGGCATCGGCTGCCACGCAATGGTGCTGCTACAGCCGGAGGAGCAGGTCGGCAATGTCGTCGGCGTCACGCAGATGGGCGGCGAGGGAGCGCAGTGGATCGGCATGGCCCCGTTCGTCGGCGAGCGCCACTTCGTGCAGAACCTGGGCGATGGCACCCTCGACCACTCCGGCTCACTCGCGATCCGTGCGGCCGTCGCCGCCGGGGACAACATCACCTACAAGTTGTTGTTCAACGGCACGGTCGCGATGACCGGCGGGCAGGACGCGGTCGGCGGCAAATCGCTGGTCGAGACGCTGCGCATGCTGCAGGCGGAGAAGGTCGCGAAGATCATCGTCACCACCGACGATGAAAAGCGCACTCGCCATCTCGGCCTTCCCGCAGGTGTCGAGGTCCGCGATCGCGCGGACATGATCGAGGTGCAACGCGAACTCGCCGCCGTCCCCGGGGTCACCGTGCTCGTGCACGACCAGCACTGCGCGGCCGAGAAGCGCCGAGGGCGCAAGCGCGGCGCCTTCCCCACGCCCACCCAGCGGGTGGTCATCAACGAGCGGATCTGCGAGGGCTGCGGCGACTGCGGCAAGAAGTCGAACTGCCTCTCGGTGCACCCCGTCGATACCGAGTTCGGCCGCAAGACCCAGATCGACCAGTCCTCCTGCAATCTCGATTTCTCCTGTTTGTCAGGCGATTGCCCATCGTTCGTCACGGTCACCCCGGGCGAGACCAAGAAGGTGCCCACCGCGCGTGCCGCCACGTTGGACGCCGCCGTCCTCCCCGCGCCTAACCCGGAGAAGTATGACGGCGGAGGCGCTGGTTTCTCCATGCGCATCACCGGCATCGGCGGAACCGGGGTCGTCACCGTGTCCGCGGTTCTCGCCACGGCCGCAGTGATTGACGGCAAGCATTCGCGCACCCTCGATATGACCGGGCTCGCGCAGAAGGGCGGCGCCGTGGTCTCGGACGTGAAGATCGCCGGGACGCCGCTGCCGCAGGCCGCGAAGGTCGCGACCGCGAGCTGCGATCTGTATCTGTGCGCCGACGGTCTCGTGGGCGCGGACCAGACCAACCTCAAAGTGGCTTCGCCCGAACGCACCGTCTCGGTGTTGTCCACCGCGAAGATCCCCACCGGCAAGATGGTCATCGACACGCGGACCTCCTACCCCGCTGCTTCCGAGGTCTCCGGACGGATCGGCGCAAGTTCGCGCCGCGTCGTCGCGCTCGACCCGATGGAGCTGTCCACGCAGCTCTTCGGGGATACGTCGGCGGCGAACATGGTGCTCGTCGGCGCCGCCTACCAGTCCGGAGCGCTGCCCATCAGCGCGGAGTCCATCGAGCGCGCGATCGAGCTCAACGGCGTCGCGGTGGACCGCAACATTCAATCCTTCCGCCGCGGCCGCCAGGCGGTAGCCGACCCCGCCGCAGTCACCGCGGAAGTCGAGCGCCTGCATCCGGCTCCCACACCCCGCGTGCTTTCGGGTGAGGAACGCGCAATCCTCGCGAGCGTCGAGTCGAGCGGCAACCGTCTCGCAGACATTCTCACCGTTCGCGTACCGGAGCTGCTCGCCTACCAGGATGCGCGCTACGCGCAGCGTTATGCGGACCGCGTCGAATCAGTGCGGCGCACCGAGGACGCTGTCTCGCCGGGATCGACAGTGCTCGCAGAGGCCGTCGCCACCTACCTGTTCAAGCTGATGGCCTACAAGGACGAGTATGAGGTCGCCCGCCTCGCCATCGATCCGGAATTCGCCGCGCAGATCACAGAGGATTTCGGCGAGGGCGCGAAGATGGCGGTTCGCCTCCATCCGCCGCTCCTGCGCGCAATGGGGATGAGGAACAAGATCGCGCTCGGCGATTGGGCCCGGCCCGCGCTCGTCGGTCTTGCCAAGGCGAAGCGACTTCGCGGCACGAAGATCGACGTATTCGGCCGCACCGAGGCGCGCAAGCTGGAACGCGAGATCCTCGCCGAGTACGAGGTGTTCGTCGACCGACTCGTCCACCACATGCGTGCGGCACGCCCGGACGCCATGTGGCTCGCACGGGCTGCTGCGGCCGCGGAGTTGCCAGACATGGTGCGCGGCTACGAAGAGATCAAGGAGCACAACGCCGCCGAGTACCGCACGGAGATGGCGGAGCGCACTGCGGAACTCTTCGCCGGCTGA
- a CDS encoding TetR/AcrR family transcriptional regulator, which translates to MIRSTRSALQADSEDEIRLTPRARAKAERREEILTAASKLMSKHGFRGVRLDDIGQAVGVSGPAMYRHFSSKEDLLMEMLTDISERLHAAAEAVVASESDPAARLEGLIAVHVDFVITEPALISVQYRDLEVLPESARRKVRSLQRQYLDIWTKALQGHNPALDDTSARIRVSGGIGLLNSSPRFPRAPREYLRHLLTAMVRASLTAEAE; encoded by the coding sequence GTGATCAGGAGCACAAGGAGCGCGTTACAGGCCGATAGCGAGGACGAAATACGGCTCACCCCGCGGGCGCGGGCGAAGGCGGAGCGGCGCGAGGAAATCCTCACGGCAGCTTCGAAGCTGATGTCCAAGCACGGTTTTCGAGGCGTCCGGCTCGACGATATCGGCCAGGCCGTCGGTGTGTCCGGCCCAGCGATGTACCGCCACTTCTCCTCGAAAGAGGACTTGCTCATGGAGATGCTCACCGACATTTCCGAGCGGCTGCATGCCGCCGCGGAGGCCGTAGTCGCGTCCGAATCGGATCCGGCTGCGCGCCTCGAGGGGCTGATCGCGGTGCACGTCGACTTCGTCATTACCGAGCCCGCTTTGATCTCCGTGCAATACCGCGACCTTGAGGTGCTCCCGGAATCCGCGCGCCGAAAGGTGCGTTCGCTCCAGCGCCAGTACCTCGACATCTGGACCAAGGCACTCCAGGGGCACAACCCCGCGCTCGACGACACCTCGGCGCGCATCCGCGTCTCCGGCGGCATCGGGCTGCTCAACTCGAGCCCGCGTTTTCCCCGCGCTCCGCGCGAATACCTGCGCCACTTGCTGACGGCGATGGTCCGCGCTTCGTTGACCGCCGAGGCCGAGTAG
- a CDS encoding CPBP family intramembrane glutamic endopeptidase, whose product MFQPSQDQRFPAGGGLQQPARVAATVQAPTWGPASARWSSPLGGKFGVLAVLKIIALVVGYFAALIFALFVVSFVRDGASTTALFILVLLGSSVVMGIGMWAFVVSPLGGRWDVIGWRPPARSMWNLLWQIPLVIVSALVVQIAVIAPFTSAEPAQGSVEDVLVGTSLPVVAIGVILICGVVPVWEELFFRGVVFGMIRTRLGRWGGAALAGCAFAIVHLVAVGFPYLAVIGFSLCIMAEWYRSVVPGIILHSVNNALVAITLLTAAAAG is encoded by the coding sequence ATGTTCCAGCCCAGCCAGGACCAACGTTTTCCCGCCGGCGGCGGGCTCCAGCAGCCGGCGCGGGTAGCCGCGACCGTGCAGGCGCCGACGTGGGGTCCTGCTTCTGCGCGCTGGTCCTCACCGCTCGGCGGGAAGTTCGGCGTGCTTGCCGTCCTCAAGATCATTGCGCTCGTGGTCGGCTACTTCGCCGCGCTGATCTTCGCACTATTTGTGGTGTCCTTCGTACGGGATGGGGCGTCGACGACGGCTCTGTTCATTCTCGTGCTGCTGGGCTCGTCCGTGGTGATGGGCATCGGTATGTGGGCATTCGTCGTGTCACCGCTCGGTGGGCGTTGGGACGTGATCGGCTGGCGGCCGCCAGCGCGGTCGATGTGGAATCTCCTGTGGCAGATACCGCTGGTCATCGTGTCGGCATTGGTCGTGCAGATCGCAGTCATCGCTCCCTTTACATCTGCAGAGCCGGCGCAGGGCTCGGTCGAGGACGTGCTCGTGGGGACGTCCCTGCCGGTCGTGGCGATCGGCGTCATCCTGATATGCGGCGTGGTTCCGGTGTGGGAGGAGCTGTTCTTTCGGGGCGTCGTGTTCGGGATGATCCGCACGCGGCTCGGCCGGTGGGGAGGTGCCGCGCTCGCCGGTTGCGCATTCGCAATCGTTCATCTCGTGGCCGTTGGCTTCCCGTATCTCGCCGTTATCGGGTTCAGCCTGTGCATCATGGCCGAATGGTATCGGTCGGTCGTGCCTGGGATAATTCTCCACTCGGTTAATAACGCCTTAGTGGCCATCACCTTGTTGACCGCTGCGGCAGCAGGGTAA
- the purH gene encoding bifunctional phosphoribosylaminoimidazolecarboxamide formyltransferase/IMP cyclohydrolase: MSANSSSVPELTGDPRDAETKRPIRRALVSVYDKTGLVELAKALGEAGVEIVSTGSTAKQIAEAGVDVTPVEQLTDFPECLEGRVKTLHPRVHAGILADTRKPEHLEQIAELGVAPFDLVIVNLYPFTETVASGANYDECVEQIDIGGPSMVRAAAKNHPSVGVVVSPESYGAVAEAVAGGGFTLSQRRALAAEAFRHTAAYDVAVGTWITEKTSGDSVSGEAVEQSEFPVWTGQSLQRKATLRYGENPHQSAALYTDAAAAPGIAQATQLHGKEMSFNNYQDGDAAWRAAFDHAEPCVAIIKHANPCGIAVAGDVAAAHRAAHACDPLSAFGGVIAVNREVTVEMAKQVAEIFTEVIIAPSYEDGAVEILQGKKNIRILTAPVPEERIERKQITGGALLQSRDVLDAPGDVASGWTKACGEDVSDEVLRDLVFAWRAGRAVKSNAILLASGGATVGVGMGQVNRVDSAHLAVQRAGTERAAGAVASSDAFFPFADGLQVLIDAGVKAVVQPGGSVRDGEVIEAAEKAGITMYLTGARHFFH, from the coding sequence ATGTCCGCGAACTCCTCGTCCGTCCCCGAACTCACCGGCGACCCCCGCGACGCCGAGACGAAGCGCCCGATCCGTCGCGCTCTCGTCAGCGTGTACGACAAGACCGGGCTCGTCGAACTCGCCAAGGCGCTCGGCGAGGCCGGCGTGGAGATCGTCTCGACCGGGTCTACGGCGAAGCAGATCGCCGAGGCCGGGGTGGACGTGACGCCGGTCGAGCAGCTCACCGATTTCCCTGAATGCCTCGAAGGGCGTGTAAAGACGCTGCACCCGCGCGTCCACGCCGGCATCCTCGCCGATACCCGCAAGCCTGAGCACCTCGAGCAGATCGCCGAGCTTGGCGTCGCGCCGTTCGACCTGGTGATCGTGAACCTGTACCCGTTTACCGAAACCGTGGCCTCGGGCGCGAACTACGACGAATGCGTCGAGCAGATCGATATCGGCGGGCCGTCGATGGTGCGCGCGGCGGCGAAGAACCACCCGTCGGTGGGCGTCGTCGTGTCGCCGGAGTCGTACGGCGCGGTCGCCGAGGCGGTGGCCGGTGGCGGGTTCACGCTGTCTCAGCGGCGCGCGCTCGCGGCCGAGGCGTTTCGTCATACCGCAGCGTACGACGTCGCAGTGGGGACGTGGATCACCGAGAAGACCAGCGGCGACAGCGTAAGCGGTGAGGCCGTGGAGCAGTCGGAGTTCCCGGTGTGGACAGGACAGTCGCTGCAGCGCAAGGCGACGCTGCGGTATGGGGAGAACCCGCACCAGTCCGCCGCACTGTACACCGACGCGGCGGCAGCGCCGGGGATCGCGCAGGCGACGCAGCTGCACGGCAAGGAAATGAGCTTCAACAACTACCAGGACGGCGACGCCGCGTGGCGAGCCGCGTTCGATCACGCCGAGCCGTGCGTGGCGATCATCAAGCACGCGAACCCGTGCGGGATCGCGGTCGCGGGCGATGTGGCCGCGGCGCACCGCGCGGCGCACGCCTGCGATCCGCTGTCCGCGTTCGGCGGCGTGATCGCGGTGAACCGCGAGGTAACGGTCGAGATGGCCAAGCAGGTCGCAGAGATCTTCACCGAGGTGATCATCGCACCGTCGTACGAGGACGGGGCCGTGGAGATCCTGCAGGGAAAGAAGAACATCCGGATCCTCACCGCGCCCGTGCCCGAGGAGCGGATCGAGCGCAAGCAGATCACCGGCGGCGCGCTACTGCAGTCCCGCGACGTACTCGACGCCCCGGGCGATGTCGCCTCGGGCTGGACCAAGGCGTGCGGCGAGGACGTGTCCGACGAGGTTCTGCGCGACCTCGTGTTCGCGTGGCGGGCCGGACGTGCGGTGAAGTCGAACGCGATCCTGCTCGCCTCGGGCGGCGCCACGGTCGGCGTGGGGATGGGTCAGGTCAACCGCGTCGACTCCGCGCACCTCGCGGTGCAGCGGGCCGGGACCGAGCGTGCGGCCGGCGCCGTGGCGTCCTCGGATGCGTTCTTCCCGTTCGCCGATGGGCTCCAGGTTCTTATTGACGCAGGGGTGAAGGCGGTTGTCCAGCCGGGCGGATCCGTGCGTGACGGCGAGGTGATCGAAGCCGCAGAGAAGGCGGGGATCACGATGTACCTCACCGGGGCGCGCCACTTCTTCCACTGA
- the purN gene encoding phosphoribosylglycinamide formyltransferase produces the protein MRIVVLASGGGTLLQAILDAANSGLAPVDVVAVFTDRECEAVSRAQAFGVRTQVVPVGEYQDRAAWDVALSEAVAGASPDLVVSAGFMKILGPRFIDAFAGRTINTHPALLPAFPGAHGVRDALAYGVKITGCTVHLVDAGVDTGPILAQRALGINAGETEDQLHERIKVLERELIVSTLVGIAVGEVDLAGAATRRPG, from the coding sequence CTGCGCATCGTCGTTCTCGCGTCCGGTGGCGGCACGCTGCTCCAGGCAATTCTCGACGCGGCGAACTCCGGATTGGCGCCGGTCGATGTCGTCGCCGTGTTCACCGATCGCGAGTGTGAGGCGGTATCGCGGGCGCAGGCGTTCGGCGTCAGGACGCAGGTGGTGCCTGTGGGCGAATATCAAGACCGCGCCGCGTGGGATGTCGCGCTGAGCGAGGCCGTTGCCGGGGCGTCGCCGGACCTGGTGGTGTCGGCGGGGTTCATGAAGATCCTCGGGCCGCGGTTCATCGACGCGTTCGCCGGTCGAACGATCAACACCCACCCGGCGCTTCTGCCGGCGTTCCCCGGCGCGCACGGCGTGCGGGACGCGCTCGCGTATGGCGTGAAGATCACCGGCTGCACCGTGCACCTCGTCGACGCGGGCGTGGACACCGGGCCGATCCTCGCGCAACGCGCCCTTGGCATCAACGCCGGCGAAACCGAAGATCAGCTGCACGAGCGGATCAAGGTGCTCGAGCGTGAGCTCATCGTTTCGACGCTCGTCGGGATCGCGGTGGGCGAAGTCGATCTCGCCGGCGCGGCAACGCGTCGGCCCGGCTAG